The following proteins are encoded in a genomic region of Dioscorea cayenensis subsp. rotundata cultivar TDr96_F1 chromosome 8, TDr96_F1_v2_PseudoChromosome.rev07_lg8_w22 25.fasta, whole genome shotgun sequence:
- the LOC120266700 gene encoding probable serine/threonine-protein kinase abkC: MIRLLAIYGRGLAFEKNRTGYILQPKQKSCSTQVRNQGALVGAGLRCLLQRFVLPFKVPRRGHSLMPRYKFKKTNVYKRNFVENLSIHLIDNSCRTNYVKLAWRRLSHLSSFSSRRSFTPLSMAAYAVSLAFTRFKLVPGIVALSIGELTCAQRAYADGGCLSLRDDFYMKVQDGRMFLSSVVHSIIEGVVLFFRISFLAILFSPALAMAPFVDMFGIKFRKTWLHLVHHTLEAAGPAFIKWGQWAATRPDLFPNDLCTELAKLHSKAPSHSFAYSKRSIEKAFNRKLTDIFENFEETPVASGSIAQVHRASLRFLYPNQRLKNPIEVAVKVRHPGVGESIRRDFVIINLVAKISRFIPALNWLRLDESVRQFAVFMMSQVDLAREAVHLCRFIYNFRKSKNVSFPKPLYPLIHPAVLVETFEKGESVSAYLDNSRTNNHIKRGLARIGTDALLKMLLVDNFVHADMHPGNILVRIPQKRRSTRRLFRAKPHVILLDVGMTVELCNSDQLNLLELFKAVALRDGRTAAECTLRLSKRQNCPNPQAFIEDLDRMFTFWGTPQGDIFHPVECIQQLLEQVRQHKVNIDGNICTVMVTIMVLEGWQQKLDPNFDIMRTLKTLLIDDGSARPIDCLFS, encoded by the exons ATGATTCGGCTTCTTGCAATCTATGGAAG AGGGCtggcatttgagaaaaatagaACGGGCTACATTTTACAACCTAAACAGAAATCATGCTCCACACAAGTAAGGAATCAGGGGGCACTTGTTGGAGCTGGACTGCGTTGCTTGTTGCAAAGATTTGTTCTTCCTTTCAAGGTCCCTCGCAGAGGGCATAGTCTGATGCCAAGATACAAATTTAAGAAAACTAATGTGTACAAGAGGAACTTTGTTGAGAATCTCAGTATCCATCTAATAGACAATTCTTGTAGGACCAATTATGTTAAGTTGGCATGGAGGAGgcttagccatttatcttctttcaGTAGCAGGCGAAGCTTCACACCACTATCTATGGCTGCATATGCCGTGAGCTTGGCTTTCACTAGGTTCAAACTGGTTCCTGGTATAGTCGCTTTGAGCATTGGGGAGTTAACTTGTGCTCAGAGGGCTTATGCTGATGGAGGTTGTCTCTCTTTGAGGGATGATTTTTACATGAAAGTACAAGATGGCCGTATGTTTCTCTCTTCTGTTGTGCACTCAATCATAGAGGGTGTTGTATTGTTCTTCAGAATCTCATTCCTGGCAATCTTGTTTTCACCTGCTCTTGCAATGGCTCCATTTGTGGACATGTTTGGTATTAAATTTAGAAAGACATGGCTTCACCTTGTCCATCATACTCTAGAAGCAGCAGGCCCGGCTTTCATAAAATGGGGTCAATGGGCAGCAACACGCCCAgatctcttcccaaatgatctgtGCACAGAGCTGGCAAAGCTCCACTCAAAAGCACCTTCTCATAGCTTTGCCTATAGTAAACGTTCAATTGAGAAGGCATTTAATCGTAAACTAACTGATATCTTTGAAAACTTTGAGGAGACACCTGTAGCTTCTGGCAGCATTGCCCAAGTACATCGGGCCTCTTTGAGATTTCTTTATCCCAATCAACGGTTGAAAAACCCAATTGAAGTTGCAGTAAAGGTGAGGCATCCTGGTGTTGGCGAGTCAATAAGAAGGGACTTTGTGATTATCAATCTTGTTGCTAAAATTTCACGGTTTATTCCTGCGTTGAACTGGTTGAGGTTGGATGAAAGTGTGCGGCAGTTTGCTGTTTTCATGATGTCTCAAGTCGATCTTGCAAGGGAAGCTGTTCATTTGTGCCGTTTTATTTACAATTTCCGCAAATCAAAGAATGTATCTTTCCCTAAACCCCTCTATCCGCTCATTCATCCTGCTGTTTTGGTGGAGACGTTTGAAAAAGGGGAAAGTGTCTCTGCATACCTTGACAATTCTAGAACAAATAATCACATTAAAAGAGGCCTTGCACGTATCGGAACGGATGCACTCTTAAAAATGCTTTTG GTGGACAATTTTGTCCATGCAGATATGCATCCAGGGAACATTCTTGTCCGGATACCACAGAAAAGGAGGTCAACCAGAAGGCTCTTCAGAGCCAAGCCTCATGTTATTTTGCTTGATGTGGGCATGACTGTTGAGCTTTGTAATAGTGATCAGCTCAATTTATTGGAACTTTTTAAGGCGGTTGCTCTTCGAGATGGTCGTACCGCTGCTGAGTGTACACTAAGGTTATCGAAGCGCCAAAATTGTCCGAATCCACAGGCGTTTATTGAg GATTTGGATAGAATGTTCACATTCTGGGGAACTCCTCAAGGTGACATTTTTCATCCAGTTGAGTGCATTCAGCAGCTGCTTGAACAAGTTCGACAGCATAAAGTGAATATTGATGGCAATATTTGCACTGTGATGGTGACTATTATGGTGCTCgag
- the LOC120266702 gene encoding vesicle-associated protein 4-2-like: MAIGGKSEGKVFGLFRMPFWQNAAGKGGGGASSSTQQQHPPGPQVRGAGSSSVSSMAKSLLPTRRRLRLDPATKLFFPYEPGKQVRSAVKIKNTSKSHVAFKFQTNAPKSCFMRPPGAVLTPGESIIATVFKFVELPENDDKQDQKSKVKFKIMSLKVEGPMEYVPELFDDQKDHVAIEQILQVVFLDLDRPCQKLEKLKRQLAEADAALESRKKPPEDTGTRIVGEGLVIDEWKERRERYLAQQQGEGVDSL, from the exons ATGGCGATCGGGGGGAAGTCGGAAGGGAAGGTCTTTGGTCTTTTTCGGATGCCTTTCTGGCAGAACGCCGCCGGCAAGGGTGGAGGGGGGGCTTCCTCGTCTACTCAGCAACAGCACCCGCCGGGACCGCAGGTAAGGGGGGCCGGGAGCAGCTCTGTTTCGTCCATGGCAAAGTCGCTGTTACCCACCCGCCGCCGGCTCCGGTTGGATCCTGCCACTAAGCTCTTCTTCCCAT ATGAACCTGGTAAGCAGGTTAGGAGTGCTGTCAAGATCAAAAATACCAGCAAATCTCATGTAGCATTTAAG TTTCAAACAAATGCACCAAAAAGCTGTTTTATGCGTCCTCCTGGGGCTGTGCTTACTCCTGGGGAGAGTATTATAGCAACTG TTTTTAAGTTCGTGGAGCTTCCGGAGAATGATGATAAACAAGACCAGAAAAGCAAAGTTAAGTTCAAGATTATGAGTTTGAAGGTTGAAGGACCTATGGAATATGTACCTGAACTG TTTGATGATCAGAAAGATCACGTTGCAATTGAGCAAATTCTGCAGGTTGTATTCCTCGATCTCGATCGCCCCTGCCAA aaattggaaaaattGAAGCGTCAACTTGCTGAGGCCGATGCAGCACTTGAGTCTCGAAAGAAACCTCCCGAAGACACTGGTACTCGGATTGTGGGTGAAGGCCTTGTGATTGATGAATGG AAAGAGCGAAGGGAGAGATACCTAGCTCAGCAGCAGGGTGAAGGTGTTGATTCACTATAG
- the LOC120267807 gene encoding uncharacterized protein LOC120267807: MRANFGELSIPAVLISMHLWVFMQMVSFFKPRPCMSASVPGYIELIIIFIFIIQTLKGAALELKEQLVKPKPSAMKSKWAAIGSPGWWSPTSDHAMQSKSPSENNSKTKCVAAEESMRMVMYLSSWGPN, from the exons ATGAGGGCGAATTTTGGTGAGCTTTCAATACCAGCAGTCCTCATATCAATGCATCTGTGGGTTTTCATGCAAATGGTTTCATTCTTTAAACCACGGCCATGTATGTCTGCCAGTGTGCCTGGCTATATAGagctcatcatcatcttcatcttcatcatccaaACACTGAAAG GGGCTGCTCTTGAGCTCAAAGAACAACTGGTCAAGCCTAAGCCATCAGCTATGAAGAGCAAGTGGGCAGCGATCGGTTCTCCAGGCTGGTGGTCTCCGACCTCTGATCACGCCATGCAGAGCAAGAGTCCATCCGAGAATAACTCCAAAACCAAGTGCGTGGCTGCGGAGGAGTCCATGAGGATGGTTATGTACTTGAGTAGTTGGGGGCCTAACTAA